A region of the Carya illinoinensis cultivar Pawnee chromosome 16, C.illinoinensisPawnee_v1, whole genome shotgun sequence genome:
GCTAAGGGAGCTAGTTACAAGACATAAAGtgtgtaaaattatttaaattctacTTAAGCACAGCTtaataattagattataattacccGCATGCAAAAGTTTCTTATCCAAATGCAAAGCTGAGCTCGACATAGTGGAGCACTTGGGAAATTCTCAAAAAGATGCATATTGCAGTGACATACAATGTAAGATTGATTGGTCTTTCAAGTGTCAATATGCATAAATTAGGCTCGTTTGGATACTTAAAATATCTCAGAatatctatgaatagtagtgaaatgatttatgCATAGCAGTGGaattgtttgaattaagatgttttattgggttttaaaaaatgagagaaaaaattgaataaaaatattataaagtaaaaaaattgtttgaatataaatttttaatataatttttgtttcaaaatttgaaaaagttatttcattttttgtgttgTGTTTGGAAATTGAGAAAAGTTGTATTAGGTTTTGTGTTTGGAGAATGATtcgataataattagatgaaaaagttgatgatttcaaaattgaaaaatattttttgtttgagtgatgtttagaaagaaaatatatgagaatACATTGTTACCCAAACAAggcataaataaaatatataatagagGGAGAGAGTTGTTTAGGGATTAGAAAGAGCAGGGGAATTATTATGCcaaattcatatatatgtcatttgAAATTTCCACATTTAGCTTGCTAGCAGACATGTTTATATACATATTGGAGAAGACTACATACAATGGCTAAGAAAATGGTAGaacccactctttttcaaaaggagtaCACGAGACTTGTACACCCTAAATATCTAGCTTTACTCAGAGAAAAAAATGTTGCCACATTTGGATATGGAAACATTATGTTCCAACAAAGCGAAGACCGAGATGTAAGGTTTTTCTCTAAGATTAAAGTAGAGTTTGTCAGTCCTTTTTTGGGAGTTTTGCTTAATGTCTTTGTGCTCTAAGTTTAATTGGAGCTTTGTGCTCTAAGTTTAAATATTGGAGCCTGTTATTTCAGTCTTCCCTTTAAGAATAGGCTACATGTGTTTTCATAAACAGGGGAAACTTGATACGTGCAATAGAAATTAGGTCTATAATACTTGATGTGTTGATCTtcattgaatatttgaaataattactttaaaaataaaaaagaaagaaaaaaaatacagaattaCTAATGGCCAAGAGAAgtagataataaatagaaaattcaCCTCATAAGGAGGTCTACGACTACTAGTCAAGAGATTGAGGAGAGGGGCCTGAAATTAGACAAAATTGATTATAGGAAACTGAGAAATtcaacaacaaccaaaaaaaaaaaaagagagagagagagagagagaaatgagtaAAAATATGGGAATCGGTCAAATATAGAGAAATTTACGTGCTGTATATGGAGACTTGGAACTTTTGCGAcctctaaaaattttcaaacctagaaggctaaaattcgaagaaaatagttttaagaattttgattctaaaaaggaaaaaatatttaatcacATTAGGTACCTTATATCTAAAAAGGAAAACATACATTTCCTTTGATAATGTGTTGTATGGTGGAATTGAGGTCTCCTTCAACCATTTATTGAAAAGTTTAGGACTTCATATGCACTCCCTTTAGCTTAGGTGTTTCTGTACTTGTTGAaacaaacattttttatttggggGCATCCATCTGTTGTTATTTTATCCAGATATGGCCACTCAAAAGCATGATTATCTTTGATACAACAACATTCCAACTTTCGTAAATTCTTGAGCGAGAGGATCTTCACTGGGGGGACTGCAATCACATCTTTGTTCTCTTCATCTCTCGACTCTGTGCAGAAAGTCATCGAagattttccaaactttcaatcaAGTTGTGTGGAAATAGAGACAACATCTTTGTTTagtttaatagttttttatttaatttatttttaacacattttgtaattttaccaattaaatgttaataataattcttaTTATATTCtaagtaaattaatattaaaaaattatatttttaaaggtAATTTAATGCTGATaacaaaatatttgattaaactcatctaaaattctctataaatttcttaattactaaccaAATATCTACATTTTCCATCAAAGTATATTCTTTTACCAAAATTTCTTCCCAAACTTTCATCTATCAATTACAACAACATACTAGTTACAGAAAACACCTACACAAATATGCACTTCCAACAAGAAATTACCATGTCTAGCAACATACTTGTGCTCAAGTCAACAACACATAACAGTAGCACAAAAAGAAACCCCAAGATTACAACCCAATTCGTACAATACACACATCTTTTatgctaaataaaaaaatccagatCTATCATACTAAGTTACAAAAACCATCCACATAAACTCTGCAATTCCAACTACACATAATAGCCTCACAAAACACAGTTTTCAAAGAGTTTCAGCAATGTCGACCAGCTACAAAGGGTGTTCTGAGTAGTACCTACAAAAacacaaccatccataaatgtTGGCACAACAGAAAGTATGCAGACTTTAATAAGATAAACAATGAGATCGACTTTAATAGTTTTCTaactattaattttcttatagcCACTTATATAAATTCTGCAATATTAAGCCCAGAATTAATGCAAATTGTGAGCAGAAAAATGCAAACTGTGGTTCTTGGAATTGTGAGCAGAAAAAATGCAAATTGTGGTTTTGGAAAACTAATTATACTTCTCCCTCCAtgagtatacaagaaaaaacaCCCATGAAAGTGCCAATGCAGTATCCCCAACAACTTGCCTCAGAACAATCACGAAAATGTGAAGAAGCACACACCCCTTGGAAAAGAAACTTTGCAACTCTCTGTCCTTGACAATAGAAGCAAACCAGAAAGTTGATTTATTGTCTTATTTCAGGTTTTTATTTATACAAAACTATTTACAAAACTGATGagataatgacccaaaacattacaaattacCCAAGATGACCAACAAAAGAACCCAGAATAttatatctcatttttttcccaaacaaaacaagaattGCAGTGTTTAGCAGTGTGATTTCCCGACATCATTAATTCTTCAACTACAGACAATGTGTTCAGAAAACAGCTAGACAGTGTGCATCACACTTTGCAACAAATGTTGTTTTAGCATGTTAGATTACACAAATCATGTGCAGGCACATAAGTAGAATCAGTCACATATCAAGGTGCGGGTACATGTAAGGTTCCTATACATGTAAGAGACTTCTGAAACTAAGGGAGAATTATGTCCCtcaaacaatctaaggaatttTGAGACTTAAGTGATGCTCTCCAAGCAAAGGTGGGAATTACAAGCAAGTCAAAGCAGGACATCTAATTGTTATGCTCCAACATTAAACTTAATTTAAGCATGATCTTAAACATATCACAGCCTCAAACTGAAAGTATAGGCATCTCATACAGTGCTGGCAATGGCATTAAGATCCTCTCATGACCCCAAAATCTTTCCCAACTTAATGCATAATGGAAAAAGCTCAACTTAATCGAAAATGAGAAGCTgtcttttctatattttattggctaagcttgcatatttattgagttttttaaatcttaatctTAAGCATCCGGCTCACTTTCCTAGTTGAGGTTTCCTTCTTTTTCAGCCTAATGAAAAATAGGTAGCTCAATAACATTTAAGTAATCAGTGGCCAGCAGAAGGATAATGAACATGCATAACTCTTGTCCACTTcaaccattttataaaaaaaactaaagagtTCTCTCCCAAACTCCAAAATAACCCATAAGGAATAACacaggaaaagaaaaaccaaaactgTTAAAGCATACATAAATAGAGGATACataaaatagaatttataaGCTCTCccactttttttcatttttttgaatgAATTTAATTCTTGGTTCCCTAGCAATACTCAGATTTTCACTCTAGTTATTCGGGGAGGAACAACAGGACTTCTATGGCAAAGGTAATGGCTACAACGTCAACTACCATgttcaaacaaaaaatcaagaaaTCTCCATCAAAATCAAGAAGTCCCCATTCTTCCCCtcttactattttttcaaacaaaaagtcAACAATAACCATGCTTGAgagaaattttacaaatcacAATAATAAGAGCAAACGACTGCTAGAAATTATGAGAGAGTTAGGAGAAGAGATAAACCACAAATTAACCATCAAGCTGTCTTTGAGCGTTTTGTGGCTGTCGTCGAGGAGGAGGGGCTCAGTCATTGAGAGGGTGTGGTGAATGTCGATCAGTAGGGGTTTCTGGAGTGAGAATAAAAATCGAGAGAGGGATTTCGAGAGTGAGCGAGAGGAAGGAGAGAGGGATTTCGGGAGTAAGACTGGTAGCAGGTTTTGAGAGAGTGGGAGagtctctatctctctcacaaGGCTCAGTCGTTGGGTTATGGCAGTGAGAGAGAGTTACGAGAGTGCTGGAGAGAATGGGGAGAGTTACGGGAGTGAGTGAAAGTTCAGTGAAGAGAATGGGAGATAATAGTGAATACAGTGAGAAAGGGAGAATTTCTCACGAAATTGAGAGGAGCGAGAAATAAATATTAGTGTGCGGTTAGGTTACTATACATCTAAAAATTTTAGATGTAaatgtagatttaattatttgtattatatttttaacattctCTCTTATGCGGACCAAGCAATCTCTCAATGAGTGAGCTGAAgacgtgaaatatttaattaaatatggtaGAGTATAGAGTCAAGATTCAAATTCAGAACTTTTGCTCTGCTAAAGATTTGgcaatgattagataaaaaaagttgaaaaggattttgtatttgagtgatgtttataAATGAATTATCTGTGAATATCTTGTTACCTAAGCAAGCCCTAAATAAAATAGGTAATAGTGGGAGAGTACTGTTGTCTAGGGATTAGAAAGATCAGTAGCGCAATATGCCAAATTCGTATGTGATTTGAAATTTCCACATTTAGGGTGCTAGCagaatctctttaaatttttgtttgaacTTAAAAGtctcaagtgggagaaagaagACACATAAATTTCTAGGTAAGCATCAAATTTACATTTTGTACTGAAAACAATTGAAATTTACATTTAGATAAGGAAACATTTTATTGCAGCAAGGCAAACACCAAGCTCGTGAACATCAATTAGACCCCTTTCTTTCTCGTATGACCGAGATAAAAGGTTTTGCTTTAAAATTAAACTAGAGTTTATAAACCATTTTTCAAGAGTTTTGCTCAATGAATAGGAAACTTAGGGGCAGTTTGGGAATAGAGAtgattcatctcatctcatctaagaATTTTGcatctcatttccttttcaaacactacttaaacacaaatacttttcaattttaaattttaaatttttatttaattattacttaatcattacaatttttcaaatttttaaacaaaacaaaacaaaatcaaaattctcaaatcccaaaacaaaaataatattaaaaagatatattctaataatattttaacttaataatatttttaatcaattttttctctatcatttttcaaaatccaataaaacattttaactcaaactatttcactactattcacaaaccattttattactattaacaaattttttcatttcatctcattcccaagcatCCCCTTAGTAAGAAGGCTTTAGGGGTTAGCACTTAGGCTTCTTTGTACTCTAAagcctcatttggttacacagatgagataagataaaagttgaaatttgaataaaataatataagaatattattttttaatcttatttttgttttgagatttgagaaagttgaattatttatgaataagcTAAACTCCGAGGATCGGtcccaatacaattttttttacttagtgattaaaaatgtgtttttttaatgatgttgtatattttttaaaaaaaatgtttaaggaaatgaaaaaagtgaatgaaaaaaaataaaaaacaataaaaaagaacaaatgCCCTTATTGGGAGCCGTCCTTGGGCTACACCCTCAATGGATGTAGCACGGcttattgtttattgtattttatgtgggaatttagaaaaattataatgattatatgatatgagataGTTTGTGTTGTGTAACGAAACCAGGCCTAAGTTTAATTGGAGATTGTAATTGCGGTCCTCCCTTAAAGAATAGGCTACATGTGTCTTCTTAGATAGGGGAAAGTTGATATATGCATTAGGAATTATGTCTATAATACTTGTGTTGATCTTcaatttgaatatttgaaatttcttCCAACTAGTACAAATAACTACcttatagaataaaaaaaagagaaagaatacataattattaatgtacaggACAAGTAaacaattaatagaaaattcACCTTGTAGAGATGGGATCTACGACAGACTGGTAGCCAAGATATTGATAAGCGGGGCCTGAAATCAGattctaaaagaaagaaaaatatttaatcaCATTATGTACCTCTCACCCATTCAAACGAATCCAATCAATCATTGAACCCCTAAAAGCAAAGAGAAGCCATATATCAAAACCACGTGGTGAAACTCAATTATTAACTCATAAGACGCCTAGCAATTGGAAAATTGATTGATAGTACTCTTGGGTATCTAAATACTACGTTACTACAAGGTGAATGCTATTTaagttttataattatatgtaccTCTACTACTACGATAGGATGATCAACAAATAGTTGAAGTAAAGACTTTTTCATTAGGCAATGTTTGTTATAAATTGTAACATACCTTTTGCTTGATAATGTGTTGTATGGTGGCATTGAGGTCTCCTACCATCGGTTGAAAAACTTTGtatcccatacgcactcccccTAGCTTAGGTGTTTTTGTACTTGTTGAaacaaacatttttaatttgGGGCATTCAGATATGAATATTTCTCCCATAGATGGCCATTCAAAATCATGATTATCTTCGATGTAAAAACATTGCAACTTTTGTAAATCCCAGAGCCAGAGGGTCTTCACTAGAGGAAATGCAATCACATCTCTATTATCTTCATCTTCCGATTCTTTTGCAAGGATTTCTTCCATTTCATTGCATTCATAGACTTTTATCTCCTCTAATTTCACAAGAAGTTTTGCTATGGATGGTGTGAATAAACATTTCAAACTATGACATTTAGATACTTCTAGATGTCTCAAGTAATTGAATCCCTTAATTTCTCGTGGGCCTTTCTTCCATATATGCAACAACTTCGGTAAATACTCTAACGACAAACTTGTCAAATTGTTGAAGATATTGCTTTCTTCAGCATTTAGTCCCTCAAGTTCAAATATCACTTCCAATGAATCACACTTAcctatgaaaaatatttgtagactttccaaactttcaatcaAGTTGTGTGGAAACAGAGACGATATCTTTGTTTGATTTTCAGTCTCACTCACATTTTGCTTCTCTTGCTTTGTCAATGTAATCTATCAAAACATCAAAAAGTGTGaagaagtatatataatatttaaaaaaatgacactttcaaactattttactattatttacaaatcatttcactattattcacatatttctcatctaatttcaacatctaaatgaggcctaaattaattttagtaagaaaaa
Encoded here:
- the LOC122299088 gene encoding uncharacterized protein LOC122299088 yields the protein MEEILAKESEDEDNRDVIAFPLVKTLWLWDLQKLQCFYIEDNHDFEWPSMGEIFISECPKLKMFVSTSTKTPKLGGVRMGYKVFQPMVGDLNATIQHIIKQKNLISGPAYQYLGYQSVVDPISTRYYSEHPL